From Nitrospirota bacterium, one genomic window encodes:
- a CDS encoding radical SAM protein: MRETETVNRENSVLAKVRRTVFEKCIPINATLEITLRCNLRCHHCYNFDRAEPYSAHRAGFELATAEIFRIIDELAEAGTLYLNLTGGEATLRPDLMDIIRRARQRHMMVKIKSNGLRLDPSRARDIASAGAYGADISLYGFSEATYASFTRTPGSFRRALLGIGAAREAGLRVHLSICILRTNLHEIETMADYAKSQGLPYSLDPQITARYDGTKNSSDLRVDAATLASLYRGILRETVTIPNSPPHLPPQCSCARSTCGITAFGEVYPCIGAPLAAGNLRESSFADIWAHSPVLQRIRGLTLEDFPTCKPCSYRAQCRRSSGAVYSITGDYTGAEDWTCMEAEILHTIARETPGNPAPSASPQGSVRRFSVELN; this comes from the coding sequence GTGAGGGAAACAGAGACCGTCAATCGAGAGAACTCCGTTCTCGCCAAGGTGCGGCGGACCGTCTTCGAGAAGTGTATTCCGATCAACGCCACGCTCGAAATCACTCTCCGTTGCAACCTCCGCTGCCACCACTGCTACAACTTCGACCGCGCGGAACCGTATTCCGCCCATCGCGCGGGGTTTGAGCTTGCCACCGCGGAAATCTTCAGAATCATCGACGAATTGGCGGAAGCAGGCACACTCTATCTCAATCTCACGGGTGGTGAAGCCACGCTCCGCCCTGATCTCATGGACATCATTCGTCGGGCACGGCAGCGACACATGATGGTCAAGATCAAGTCCAACGGACTCAGGCTCGACCCGTCGAGGGCTCGGGACATAGCCTCGGCTGGGGCGTACGGGGCAGACATCAGCCTGTATGGCTTCAGCGAGGCCACCTACGCATCCTTCACCCGGACTCCCGGCTCTTTCCGCCGCGCTCTGTTGGGGATTGGGGCAGCGCGAGAGGCGGGACTCCGCGTCCATCTTTCCATATGTATCCTCCGAACGAATCTGCACGAAATCGAAACGATGGCAGACTATGCCAAGTCCCAGGGACTTCCTTACAGCCTCGATCCCCAGATCACCGCGCGATACGACGGCACCAAGAATTCCTCGGATCTCCGGGTGGACGCCGCCACCCTCGCATCGTTGTACCGCGGCATCCTCCGCGAAACCGTCACGATTCCCAATTCACCCCCACACCTGCCCCCCCAATGCTCCTGCGCCCGCTCCACGTGCGGCATTACGGCTTTCGGAGAGGTCTACCCGTGTATTGGAGCACCGCTGGCCGCGGGCAACCTCCGGGAAAGCAGCTTTGCCGACATCTGGGCTCACTCCCCGGTGCTGCAACGGATTCGTGGCCTGACCTTGGAAGATTTCCCGACCTGCAAGCCCTGCTCCTACCGCGCGCAGTGTCGCAGAAGCTCAGGCGCCGTCTACTCCATTACCGGCGATTACACCGGAGCAGAGGATTGGACGTGCATGGAGGCCGAGATCCTGCACACGATAGCGCGCGAAACCCCGGGGAACCCGGCTCCATCCGCATCGCCGCAAGGTTCGGTCCGCCGGTTTTCCGTGGAATTGAACTGA
- a CDS encoding GMC family oxidoreductase, producing MRTTPEDILAAVADTLFPQGGDLSLGAADMPMSERLKSILDRMPRGLARRFDTLLRVFNASVVLTSGHTFLRLTPEARLAYFGESDTSRNPIRKNLAMIFKLFCELLYMSDERVQRAVGYDGLSKKPRSRDFGDSPSLHCRMYPDIRDEEWECDVCVVGSGAGGAIVAKELAEAGFKVLILEEGGPATRTDFDRHDLLERVGRFYRSHGFTTTFGTPPILLPMGCAVGGTTVVNSGTCFRTPEPVLAEWAGERGIAGMDPEAMSPLFDRVERILNIQPVGDEIMSRNGEVLKRGAEALGISDHGPIRRPVRDCHGSGECAFGCPTDAKQAMHLSYLPLAVEKGAVIVARCRVSRVEFQANRAVGLEAELLDPQTKRPAGRIRVRARRIVLAAGAIYTPWLLHRSGYRHALLGRNLRIHPGCGIAALFDEEILGWKGVMQCYYVHDLHEKGILLEATFPPPIVSYSAGTLPFVGLKHKELVARYRNVSTLGVILSDRSEGRVSFTPFGPVMRYSMTSEDVLRMKQAIEWGAQIYFAAGAKRVFTILPGLDDVSRAEDVPKISTNRAKGSSLKLSAYHPMGTCRMGANDDEGVTDADGRVFGIDNLYVADASLLPGTPHVNPQVTIMALATKVAFGLREGVKS from the coding sequence TTGAGAACCACACCCGAAGACATCTTGGCGGCTGTAGCCGATACGCTCTTCCCGCAGGGCGGCGATCTTTCGCTGGGCGCGGCGGACATGCCGATGTCGGAGCGACTCAAATCCATTCTGGATCGCATGCCGCGCGGATTGGCCCGGCGGTTCGACACATTGCTGCGAGTTTTCAACGCGTCGGTAGTCCTGACCTCGGGTCACACCTTCCTCCGACTCACTCCGGAGGCACGTTTGGCCTATTTTGGGGAGTCTGACACGAGCAGGAACCCCATCCGCAAGAACCTTGCGATGATCTTCAAGCTCTTTTGCGAACTCCTCTACATGAGCGACGAGCGGGTCCAAAGGGCGGTGGGGTATGACGGGCTGTCCAAGAAACCGCGCTCCCGCGATTTCGGCGACTCCCCATCGCTCCACTGCCGGATGTATCCGGACATCCGTGACGAGGAGTGGGAATGCGACGTGTGCGTGGTGGGGTCGGGAGCAGGTGGGGCCATCGTAGCCAAGGAGCTGGCCGAGGCGGGGTTCAAGGTCCTCATCTTGGAGGAGGGCGGACCGGCCACCCGGACCGACTTCGACCGTCACGATTTGCTCGAGCGGGTTGGGCGGTTCTACCGCAGTCACGGGTTCACTACGACGTTCGGGACACCGCCGATTCTGCTCCCCATGGGCTGCGCCGTGGGGGGCACCACAGTGGTCAATTCTGGAACGTGCTTCCGGACCCCCGAGCCTGTTTTGGCGGAGTGGGCTGGGGAGCGCGGAATTGCCGGCATGGACCCGGAAGCCATGTCCCCGCTTTTCGATCGGGTGGAGCGGATTCTGAACATCCAACCGGTAGGGGACGAGATCATGAGCCGAAACGGAGAAGTGCTCAAACGGGGGGCGGAGGCGCTTGGCATTTCCGATCACGGACCGATCCGGCGTCCCGTTCGCGACTGCCACGGCTCAGGCGAGTGCGCTTTCGGATGCCCGACCGACGCCAAACAGGCGATGCACCTCTCCTACCTCCCCCTCGCCGTTGAGAAGGGCGCCGTCATCGTGGCCCGGTGCCGGGTCTCCCGCGTGGAGTTCCAGGCCAACCGCGCTGTGGGCCTTGAGGCCGAGCTCCTCGATCCGCAAACGAAGCGACCCGCGGGGCGCATCCGGGTACGCGCGCGTCGGATCGTACTGGCTGCCGGCGCGATTTATACGCCTTGGCTCCTTCACCGCAGCGGATACCGCCACGCGCTGCTCGGACGCAATCTTCGCATTCATCCTGGATGCGGCATCGCGGCGCTTTTCGACGAGGAAATCCTGGGATGGAAGGGCGTGATGCAGTGCTACTACGTGCACGATCTTCACGAGAAGGGGATCCTCCTCGAGGCCACCTTCCCGCCGCCGATCGTGAGCTACTCGGCGGGCACGCTGCCCTTCGTGGGGTTGAAGCACAAGGAATTGGTGGCACGTTATCGCAACGTCTCTACACTGGGAGTCATCCTGTCCGACCGGAGCGAGGGCCGTGTCTCCTTCACCCCCTTTGGACCGGTGATGCGATATTCGATGACCTCCGAGGATGTGCTTCGGATGAAACAGGCCATCGAGTGGGGCGCGCAGATCTACTTTGCGGCCGGTGCGAAGCGCGTGTTCACCATCCTTCCGGGACTGGATGACGTGAGTCGCGCTGAGGATGTGCCGAAGATCTCAACGAATCGCGCCAAAGGATCGTCGCTCAAGCTCTCGGCCTACCACCCGATGGGAACGTGTCGGATGGGGGCGAACGATGATGAGGGGGTCACCGATGCGGACGGCCGCGTGTTCGGAATCGATAACCTGTACGTGGCGGATGCGAGCCTCCTGCCCGGTACGCCGCATGTCAACCCGCAAGTCACGATCATGGCGCTGGCCACGAAAGTGGCATTTGGGTTGCGTGAGGGCGTGAAGTCATAG
- a CDS encoding sugar kinase — MPKPVLVVGSVALDTIEVPSQKVEECVGGSATYFSLACSLFVPTRVVAVIGHDFPASHWNVFKRSGIDTRGVKKEKGLTFRWHGRYSAALKSRETVHLALNVFSDFRPTLPAAYGRSPFVFLANIEPGLQDNVLRQAKGTVFVGMDTIDHWIRTRREELISTLRRVDALMINDEETLLLTEEEGYPQAARRVHEWGPRILVVKRGDAGSLLFVKGHQPFFAPAFLLEHAVDPTGAGDTFAGAFMGWLASKGKVTNRILREAVVTGSAAASFAVEDLGVHRLSNVKAADVSRRRMDLLALSKV, encoded by the coding sequence ATGCCCAAGCCCGTTCTCGTCGTAGGCTCGGTGGCTCTCGACACCATTGAGGTGCCCTCTCAGAAGGTCGAAGAATGCGTCGGCGGCTCTGCGACCTATTTTTCCCTGGCTTGTTCACTGTTCGTCCCGACACGGGTGGTGGCGGTCATCGGCCATGATTTTCCTGCCTCCCACTGGAATGTGTTCAAGCGGAGCGGCATTGATACCCGAGGGGTGAAGAAGGAGAAAGGGCTGACTTTCCGGTGGCACGGCCGGTATTCCGCGGCATTGAAGAGCCGGGAGACCGTCCACCTCGCGCTGAACGTGTTTTCCGATTTCCGGCCGACACTCCCGGCGGCCTACGGTCGATCACCCTTCGTGTTTCTCGCGAACATCGAACCCGGACTTCAGGACAACGTTCTTCGTCAGGCCAAGGGGACCGTGTTTGTCGGAATGGATACGATCGATCACTGGATCAGGACCCGGAGGGAAGAACTGATCTCCACGTTGCGGCGGGTCGACGCCTTGATGATCAACGATGAAGAGACCCTGCTCCTGACCGAAGAGGAAGGCTACCCGCAGGCCGCGCGGCGTGTTCACGAATGGGGACCGAGAATTCTGGTCGTGAAGCGAGGCGACGCGGGCTCGCTCCTGTTCGTCAAGGGACACCAGCCCTTCTTCGCCCCTGCGTTTCTCCTGGAACATGCCGTGGATCCAACGGGCGCGGGCGACACATTCGCCGGTGCCTTCATGGGATGGTTGGCCTCAAAGGGGAAGGTGACGAACCGCATTCTTCGCGAGGCCGTTGTGACGGGCTCCGCGGCGGCGTCCTTCGCCGTCGAGGATCTCGGAGTCCACCGGCTCTCCAATGTGAAGGCCGCGGATGTGAGTCGGCGCCGCATGGACCTGCTGGCGCTGTCGAAGGTTTGA
- a CDS encoding GGDEF domain-containing protein produces the protein MSRKKDRTRIQPAPAAAPKGGARMCFVALTGDVRGTRFEIHDGVNRVGRGAEADIRLATDEYVSRLHANFVLKEGTVVVRDLYSTNGTYVNGERVTSMTLRNGDRVHIGTTAMKCLFADDVEAAYLEEMYRMATRDGLTDLYNKRYLLEQLDKKLSETRRSGVHLAVLLADIDHFKKINDQHGHVAGDQVLQEIAKVGSAALRKEDIFARFGGEEFSILAPRTDAEAAKKLAEKFRRGVAEMRISFSGKRISVTTSVGVWSGIASREWTSEEALRKADQALYQAKHEGRDRCIVGS, from the coding sequence ATGAGCCGAAAGAAAGACCGGACACGCATTCAACCGGCCCCTGCCGCCGCTCCAAAGGGGGGCGCCAGGATGTGCTTTGTCGCCTTGACGGGAGATGTGCGTGGGACGCGTTTCGAGATCCACGACGGTGTGAACCGAGTAGGGCGGGGCGCCGAGGCGGACATCCGGCTGGCCACCGACGAGTATGTCTCGCGGCTTCACGCCAACTTCGTGCTGAAAGAGGGAACCGTGGTCGTACGTGATCTGTACAGCACCAACGGTACCTATGTGAACGGAGAGCGTGTGACGAGCATGACGCTCAGGAACGGGGATCGAGTCCACATCGGGACGACCGCCATGAAGTGTCTCTTCGCCGATGACGTGGAGGCCGCCTACTTGGAGGAAATGTATCGCATGGCGACGAGGGACGGCCTCACGGACCTGTACAACAAGAGGTACCTGTTGGAACAGCTCGATAAGAAACTGAGTGAGACGCGGCGGTCAGGGGTGCATCTGGCCGTTCTGTTGGCGGATATCGACCATTTCAAGAAGATCAACGACCAGCATGGCCACGTGGCCGGTGACCAGGTCCTTCAAGAAATCGCGAAGGTGGGCAGTGCCGCCCTCCGGAAGGAGGACATCTTCGCCAGGTTCGGAGGTGAGGAGTTTTCCATTTTGGCCCCTCGAACGGATGCGGAGGCCGCCAAGAAGCTCGCGGAAAAGTTCCGGCGTGGAGTGGCGGAGATGAGAATCTCTTTCTCGGGAAAGCGCATTTCGGTGACGACGAGCGTCGGCGTGTGGTCGGGGATCGCCTCGCGCGAATGGACCTCCGAAGAAGCGCTGCGCAAGGCCGACCAAGCCCTCTACCAGGCCAAGCACGAAGGCCGCGATCGCTGTATCGTCGGCTCCTGA
- the pgl gene encoding 6-phosphogluconolactonase, which translates to MNPHGAEIRVFENADALAAAAAEEFSRRSREAIAGSGRFSVALSGGSTPGKLYSLLATNHGIDWEKIHFFWGDERHVPPDHADSNFRVARETLLSVVRPPESNVHRVPAEEPDASNAARSYEADLKTFFSSDGGGWPRFDLILLGMGPDGHTASLFPGTTALEDRERWVTSAWVEKFQAFRITLTFPAINHASCVMFLVSGADKADTLKRVIRDLEPLPSGRVKPESGKLVWMVDRAAATLL; encoded by the coding sequence CTGAATCCGCACGGGGCCGAAATCCGCGTCTTCGAAAACGCCGATGCGCTCGCGGCGGCGGCGGCTGAGGAATTCTCGCGGCGTTCACGCGAAGCCATCGCCGGCTCAGGTCGTTTTTCCGTGGCCCTCTCCGGCGGCTCCACGCCGGGAAAACTCTACTCGCTGCTCGCGACGAACCATGGAATCGATTGGGAAAAGATCCATTTCTTTTGGGGCGATGAGCGGCACGTCCCGCCGGACCACGCGGATAGCAATTTCCGCGTCGCCCGGGAGACACTGCTGTCCGTAGTTCGTCCGCCGGAATCGAATGTTCATCGCGTACCCGCAGAGGAACCGGACGCCTCAAACGCCGCGCGCTCCTATGAGGCCGATTTGAAAACGTTCTTTAGCTCGGATGGAGGGGGTTGGCCACGGTTCGATCTCATTCTCCTGGGCATGGGACCGGATGGGCACACGGCGTCGCTGTTTCCAGGAACGACCGCCCTTGAGGATCGCGAGAGGTGGGTGACCTCGGCGTGGGTGGAAAAGTTCCAGGCCTTTCGCATCACGCTGACATTCCCCGCGATCAATCACGCCTCATGCGTGATGTTTCTGGTCTCGGGAGCGGACAAGGCAGACACGCTGAAGAGGGTCATCCGGGATCTTGAGCCCCTGCCGAGCGGCAGGGTGAAACCGGAATCGGGTAAACTCGTTTGGATGGTGGATCGTGCGGCGGCCACACTTTTGTAG
- a CDS encoding class I fructose-bisphosphate aldolase, with product MKDRVREILSWYGSDNPGTLTNLARLLNHGKLGGTGKLVILPVDQGFEHGPARSFAPNAPGYDPRYHFQLALDAGCNAYAAPLGFMEAGAREFAGDLPLILKANNKDSLHEDKDPDQAMTGCVEAALRLGCAAVGLTIYPASNKSLSMYEHVQAIAEEAKRNGLAVVVWSYPRGTGLTKEGETAIDVCGYAAQIACQLGAHIVKVKFPASHIEQAAAKKVYEKEKIPVEQPVDRIRHVVQCAFGGRRIVIFSGGPAETDEHVFNEVRAIHAGGGFGSIIGRNSFQRKKADAIKLLDTVMRIYKGESA from the coding sequence ATGAAGGATCGCGTACGCGAAATATTGAGTTGGTATGGCAGCGACAATCCGGGGACGCTGACCAATCTGGCCCGGCTTTTGAATCACGGGAAGCTCGGGGGCACGGGCAAGCTGGTCATCCTCCCGGTGGACCAGGGATTCGAACACGGACCGGCGCGCAGTTTCGCCCCCAATGCTCCCGGATACGATCCGAGGTATCACTTTCAACTCGCTCTCGATGCGGGCTGTAATGCCTATGCCGCTCCGCTCGGCTTCATGGAGGCGGGCGCTCGGGAATTTGCGGGCGATCTCCCGTTGATCCTCAAGGCCAACAACAAGGATTCTCTCCATGAGGACAAAGACCCGGATCAGGCGATGACCGGTTGCGTGGAGGCCGCCCTCCGGCTGGGGTGCGCCGCGGTGGGACTGACAATCTACCCGGCTTCGAACAAGAGTCTCAGCATGTATGAGCACGTTCAGGCCATTGCCGAAGAAGCGAAGCGCAACGGTCTCGCCGTGGTGGTCTGGTCCTATCCCCGGGGGACGGGCCTGACGAAGGAAGGAGAGACGGCCATCGATGTGTGCGGCTACGCGGCTCAGATCGCCTGCCAGCTTGGGGCACACATTGTCAAAGTGAAGTTTCCCGCGAGCCACATTGAGCAGGCGGCGGCGAAGAAGGTCTACGAAAAAGAGAAGATCCCTGTCGAGCAGCCGGTGGACCGCATCCGGCACGTCGTGCAATGCGCGTTCGGCGGCCGGCGGATCGTCATCTTCTCGGGAGGCCCCGCGGAAACGGATGAGCACGTGTTCAATGAGGTGCGGGCCATCCATGCGGGCGGTGGTTTCGGTTCGATCATTGGTCGCAATTCCTTCCAGCGAAAGAAGGCCGACGCGATCAAGCTGCTCGACACGGTCATGCGCATCTACAAGGGCGAGTCCGCCTGA
- the fbp gene encoding class 1 fructose-bisphosphatase codes for MTRKTLAHFFAEEVRAHPAVPGALAGIVSQLALASKVIARETARIALHNRTGSAGEANITGDEQKKMDVYSNDIVLKALRGAPGVAAFVSEEMDEIQVLSDAAEAQFIVCADPFDGSSNTDINGSVGTIFGIYGTKSAGPLDPSQDILRKGSEQVAAGYVMYGTSTLLVLTLGHGVHGFTLDGDVGEFVLTHPDIRCPAKGKYYSANVGNHRAWDGSTRQFVDYITEKDPATKRPYSLRYSGALVGDLHRILLEGGIYFYPADAKNKSGKLRLLYECAPLAMVAEQAGGKATTGDQRILDLRAESAHQRVPLVIGSAEDVALFGKFSQNGKAQ; via the coding sequence TCGCCTCGAAGGTGATCGCGCGGGAGACGGCCCGAATCGCGTTGCACAATCGTACCGGGTCGGCCGGCGAGGCGAACATCACCGGGGACGAGCAGAAGAAGATGGATGTGTACAGCAACGATATCGTACTCAAAGCCCTCCGAGGCGCTCCCGGAGTGGCCGCATTCGTTTCCGAAGAAATGGATGAAATCCAGGTCTTGTCCGATGCGGCTGAGGCGCAATTCATTGTATGCGCGGATCCCTTCGACGGTTCATCCAACACCGACATCAACGGGTCCGTCGGCACGATCTTCGGGATCTATGGCACGAAGTCGGCGGGTCCACTCGATCCCTCGCAGGACATTTTGCGGAAGGGTTCGGAGCAAGTAGCGGCGGGGTATGTCATGTACGGCACGAGCACCCTTCTGGTATTGACCCTTGGGCATGGAGTGCACGGCTTCACCCTGGATGGCGATGTGGGCGAATTTGTTTTGACACATCCGGACATTCGATGCCCGGCGAAAGGAAAGTACTACAGTGCGAATGTGGGAAATCACAGGGCGTGGGACGGCAGCACCAGGCAGTTTGTGGACTACATCACGGAAAAGGATCCGGCTACGAAGAGGCCGTACTCGCTCCGGTATTCCGGGGCGCTGGTAGGAGATCTCCACCGCATTCTCCTCGAAGGGGGCATCTACTTCTACCCCGCGGACGCGAAGAACAAGAGTGGAAAACTGCGGCTTCTCTATGAATGTGCGCCGCTGGCGATGGTGGCGGAGCAGGCCGGCGGAAAGGCCACGACGGGGGACCAACGAATCCTCGACCTGCGCGCGGAGTCGGCCCATCAGCGCGTGCCCCTGGTGATCGGGAGCGCGGAGGACGTGGCTTTGTTTGGCAAGTTTTCACAAAACGGAAAGGCGCAATAA